The genomic region CTTTAGCTATATTATAAAACTCCCTAGACGTTAGGCTATAGAGATAATTCAACTCCAAACCTATTTCCCCACAGGCAAACATTTCTAGTTCATCAAAATTTAGGGAAGCATCTTCTACTTCCCCGCTTTCTGCTTTCCCCCGGTAGCGTTTTTTGCTTTAGCCTGCTGCTCACCTACTTGACTATCCACAAAATTGCTTGTAAACCGTTCCAGCTTCTCAGGCTTTTCAAAAAACTCATTTAAGACATCCTCATTATCAAACTGCAGATCAATTTGTCTATTGGCAGCCTTAATCGAGAAATACACCAGATCTCCTATTTTTTCTAAAGCATCAAATGTTAAGTTATTACCACTACCACCAATAGCATTAGCAATATCCTTTGATACATCGTCCACTTTATCAATGTTGTGCTTTTTTGCATACATTAAAAAACACGAATAGTTAAATGCATAAGTGTATTTCTCGCCTAAAAATTCAATTTCGTTCACTGGTTTCATATCCCCTATTTAATTTGATTACGATACCACGTCAATAGTAATATCACCATTAACCAGAAACGAAAAAGATCCCGTTCCCACCTGTTGGTTCTCTGCATTTAGCGTGGTTCCAGTTACATAACACTGCCCGGATATAATTTTATCCCCTGTAACACCTGAGGTAAACTCAAAATCCAATAGGGTTTTGTCTTTTTGGTACTGCATAAGATCAAAAGCATCCGCATAACCGGTTGGTGTAGTTGGCTTATCTGCCAATAAAGAATCACAGGATAGTGTTCCTGAGTTTTTCCCCATATTAACCTCAGTTCCCTGGATATCCTTAGATGCCAGTTCCTCGGTTTCTGTGCTATATTCCAAACTACACGTAGTTGCATGGAATAGTTTATCTCCCTGAAAACTTAACCGTAAGTTTTCGCCTCTGTAAAATTGACCTGCTGCCATTATTTCTAGTTTTTAATGTTTATGAATTTTTTAAAAGTTGATAGGTAAGCGTTAACACATATTCTGTCGGCTTATCTGTATTTATATCGCTTTCCGTGCCCTGGTAAAAGAACTCGTAATAAGCTTCAAAATCTATTGCTAAAGCATCGGCCAGCTCACATACTTTATCGTAATCATCCGCCACCAACCTTATCTGTACATCGTACTCGAAACATCCATTTTTAGAAAAGGTAGGCCTTCGCTCTACTTTATACACACAAAATGGATATGTATCTTCCACGGGGCCCAAAATCGGGGATATCATTCCATTAAAAGGCGTTCCATTTGCATCGTCGAACGCTTTTATATATTGATACACCAAATCCGATGTTTGTTTCATAACCTATCTATTAATTTTTGTATGTATTTTTCTGTACTTTTTAAAGATTCCTGAGAAACTTTCCCTTCTGTTCTTTGATATGCCCGGTTCATAAACGGGTTTGCTTTAATAACTGCCTTTGCGCCTAAACTATTCCTAGACCTATTGCCTTTTCTGGATCTTTTAAATCCAGCACGATACACGTTATGCCCAAATATTACGAAGGCACGGCCGTAAAAACCATCATATTTACCACTGCTCTTTGGCCTTACTACAATCATTGGATTTTTAGCCTTCCTTGCTACCTGAACCCCAATAGATTTTTTAAGGTTACCTGGTTGTATCTTTTTACCACCTCGTAAATAATGAGGTCGGCTACTTTGTGGTGCTTCCTGCCTTGCTGCTTTTACCGTGGTTTGCGCCGATTTCCTTAAAATCTTCACCATTTCACGCTTCTTAGCCTTATCCGGAAGCTTTTTAATTTTTTGCTCCAGCTCTTTAAAACCCTTTATCTCAAAGATCGATCTACTCACGGCGTTCGCAGTTTATCTTTATAAATTGCTTTCTGCCTACCATTTCCACTCCGTAGATATCATACTCATCGTTTTCATCTACCAAATACAAATGCTGTACTTTTTCGGATGCGATTTCTGGATGAAACCTAATTACAAATTGATGTGCATTTATGGTTACCACCTTATCATCTACCGCTTCCTCACTTTTCAATTCCTTTTTCTCTGCCCAGACCGTTGCCAATGTAGTTTCGGTATAAGAATCGGCACCCGATGTGCTTTTGCTCTTTATGCGTTTTACAATAGCAATCCTACGATCCATTTTACCGATATACATTTGCTCTGCCATACTACCAAACTTTATAAGGTCGCAACAAGGCATTACCCCTGGTGCTTACAATTTCTGCTCTATCTGTACGGTATTCGTACAGTTCTGATATCTTTAAAAACACCGCCCTACGTATAGGCTTTGCAATGTTTTCTAAATCCATCCCACAGGAATAGGAAAACTTAACGGCATCCAATCGGTCTTTTAAACCTGGTAACTCTACATTGCTGTTCAATACAAAACAAGGATTTTCCCCAAACGAATTTTTTATACTATAAGCCGTTGCCGGCAGTGTTTGTTCCTGGTTATCTGTATCGAAATAAGTTACCGTAAAAGCAGCTCCTAAGAGTGGTGCAAAATCTATTTTTAAAGTAGTAGGGAACCTTTGCATAGTAGCCTCTACATCTTTTTGCAAGATGTTTAAACCCATATAGTTTTCTGCATCTTGTATAGATGAAGGAATAAGGTCCTGTATTATATCATCCTCATAGGTGAAATCTATTTTAAGATGCTTTTTGGCATCTGTCAAAGAAATAAACCCTGGTTGGGTTTCTTTTATTTGGATGTTATAACTTGGGTTCATCTTATTTCTCTTCTTTTAATTCCTCGCTTTTTTCAGCATCGGCCTTAGAGATTGCGAAACCTCCTTCAATAAGCTCGGTTGCCAATTTATCTTCGATATCGTACACTTTTCCAGGTACATAAGGAAGGTTAAACTTTCCCCATAGGGATTTTGTAATTTTTACGGAAACTTTTTTGCTCTGCTTTGCCATTTTATTGAATATTAAATGATTGAATTTAAAAAAGCTCCCTTCCCTTACAGAAGGGAGCTTTTCCTGCTATGAACCAAACTAAAAGGGAATTAAGCGTTGGTTAAGAATCCGTTTACGGCAAAAGCCTGTGGATTCGCTATTTGCACATCTGCGTGCGTGTTTACTGTAATTCTTACACTATCGGCAAGGTCCTCAGAATAAGGGTTCGCTAGGAAGCTAACCGCACCCCATTGACCGATATACAATTGAGAGAAATCACCGTAAATTAAAGGATATACAGGCGTACCTCCATCATCACCGGTTGGAACCAAAGAAGTGGAAACAAATCTGTAACCATCCAATTCGTTACCTTCGATAATAAAGCGACCAGACCCAGAATCCTTAGATTTTGTTTTTAGGGCTGCTTTTAACTTTGGAGAAAGCAAGTATGCCAAATTAATTTCTGTGGCATTATCTTCCTCGATCAACCCTTGCAACTCTACAATTTTTGCAAACGTAGCTGCTGCAGCTGCAGTATCTGCGGCTTGGTTAACCCCAGAAGTATTTAAAATACCTGTTGGAGCATTTCCACCAGCACCGTTAATAGCTGCACCATTAATTGCATTGGCCCATCCTTGCGAAAGCTTTCTTCTTACCAATCCCTCTACATCTAAAGAAGACTGCATTAACAATCTGTTAGACATAGACACGGCAGCACCAGCTCTTTTAGGACTTAATGTAGCCCCTACAAATTTCTTTTTCTGAGGCGTGATATTAGCTCCCTCTGCCAACCACTCGAAAGCATAACTGTTAGCAACAGGTAAAGGAATATCCCCACCAGAAAGACCTGTTAACATGGTAGCACCCAATTCTTCTACAAAAAGCTTAGGCTCTAACCCGTCCACAACTCTAGGAGCTTGATTTACCACCAATTCCCCACCATACTCACCACCATCTTGCGAAACAGTTTGTTGGCTTGCACGGATAAAAGAAAGTGGCACCATAATCCTGGTCTTTCCAGGAGCTTGCGCAAAACTTACGCCTGCATTTCTATTTTCCTGCTCTGCAATTTCCTGAGCCTCTTTTTCTGCACCCTCTAAAGGTGTACCCTCTAAAGAGTTACGAAGCATTTTTGTGAGGGAAAAACGTTCTTTTACCTTACTTTTTTCGGCTTCTTCGCCATCCATTTGAGATTGCCCACCGGCAAAACGCGCAGCGTCTGCCTGTCTGCTCTCTAAATCGATCGCATTTTCGATACGCGTATCTAAAGAAGCTAATTCATTACGGATCTCCGTAATCTTTGTCTCTTCATCTACGTTTAAACTTCTGTTCTCGGTTTCTGCACCGTTAACGAGATCTTCCCATTCCTTAAGTTTAGAAGCTCGCTGTTTTTTTAAAGCATCACTTTTTTTCATTGTTAAAACTTTTTAGATTTATAAATTTCTAAGCGAGCTCTCTCTAAGGAAAGCCCATTTTTTTCATGCGTAGGTTGTTCGCTGGTATCTTCGGGGTCTTTCTCGCTTCTTATAGCGGTTAAAACTTCATCGTTACGTTTGGCCATGGCACCTGGATTACTTCCCAGGTTAACTACACTCCACTCGAAAAGCTCTTTTTTAGTGAAATAGATATCGTCTCCATTTTCTTCTTTACTGGTATCTCCCCATCTGTATTCTTGCACATTTGCACCTATGGAAGCCATTCTAAGGGTTCCAGCAATAATCTTTTTTCTTATTTTTTCGGCTTTTTCGTTCACTTCGGGAGTTTCAAAACGAACCCTTGCTATATGTGCAATAGTACCATCGCTTAAGGTTTCTCGCCATGGTCCTTTTACCGTAATCCCTATTAAATTATCTGGATCATCATCGTTGGATCTATGCTGATAGAACACCACAGGATTTTCGTTGTAACGGGTAAAATCCCAACCATCTGCGGTAAAAATAGTTCCATAGGAATCCCTTTTATCCGTAGTTATAATAAAATCAAACTCGTTTTGGTCTTCTGTAAAACCATTACTATAGTTACGAACGTATGCCGGTATGTATAATCTTTTAGCTTCCATTTTCTGCAAACTCTTTATTTATTTCT from Galbibacter sp. BG1 harbors:
- a CDS encoding head-tail adaptor protein, which produces MAEQMYIGKMDRRIAIVKRIKSKSTSGADSYTETTLATVWAEKKELKSEEAVDDKVVTINAHQFVIRFHPEIASEKVQHLYLVDENDEYDIYGVEMVGRKQFIKINCERRE
- a CDS encoding phage major capsid protein; this encodes MKKSDALKKQRASKLKEWEDLVNGAETENRSLNVDEETKITEIRNELASLDTRIENAIDLESRQADAARFAGGQSQMDGEEAEKSKVKERFSLTKMLRNSLEGTPLEGAEKEAQEIAEQENRNAGVSFAQAPGKTRIMVPLSFIRASQQTVSQDGGEYGGELVVNQAPRVVDGLEPKLFVEELGATMLTGLSGGDIPLPVANSYAFEWLAEGANITPQKKKFVGATLSPKRAGAAVSMSNRLLMQSSLDVEGLVRRKLSQGWANAINGAAINGAGGNAPTGILNTSGVNQAADTAAAAATFAKIVELQGLIEEDNATEINLAYLLSPKLKAALKTKSKDSGSGRFIIEGNELDGYRFVSTSLVPTGDDGGTPVYPLIYGDFSQLYIGQWGAVSFLANPYSEDLADSVRITVNTHADVQIANPQAFAVNGFLTNA
- a CDS encoding HK97 gp10 family phage protein — encoded protein: MSRSIFEIKGFKELEQKIKKLPDKAKKREMVKILRKSAQTTVKAARQEAPQSSRPHYLRGGKKIQPGNLKKSIGVQVARKAKNPMIVVRPKSSGKYDGFYGRAFVIFGHNVYRAGFKRSRKGNRSRNSLGAKAVIKANPFMNRAYQRTEGKVSQESLKSTEKYIQKLIDRL
- a CDS encoding head-tail connector protein — its product is MNPSYNIQIKETQPGFISLTDAKKHLKIDFTYEDDIIQDLIPSSIQDAENYMGLNILQKDVEATMQRFPTTLKIDFAPLLGAAFTVTYFDTDNQEQTLPATAYSIKNSFGENPCFVLNSNVELPGLKDRLDAVKFSYSCGMDLENIAKPIRRAVFLKISELYEYRTDRAEIVSTRGNALLRPYKVW